A genomic window from Quercus lobata isolate SW786 chromosome 10, ValleyOak3.0 Primary Assembly, whole genome shotgun sequence includes:
- the LOC115965286 gene encoding protein CANDIDATE G-PROTEIN COUPLED RECEPTOR 2-like, which translates to MSTTSLQINPESPPLSLQPLLIPANTDGHDGSPGCHGVWFDVVLVVASVVFLGYLSIHAKKNLKKLYNRGSYILISYYALLWFATLLNLTWSSLQTWQCSPGKEVAWNLLSLFTTSGMLCLEISLLAFLLQEDYTSGLDALAHNFMVSGIIVGVDMLLKVIYVFGFGVPLFVDGVGTTNKLKWSLWIIHKLLLTAVYGFILFVHFSKWRAKLPPRPGFYNYIVIMFVINAVALFACGLAGLGAGFGIWLYNLTVTCYHSLYLPLLYVTFLADFFQEDDFLLENAYYSEMKDAGFFDADWD; encoded by the exons ATGTCGACGACGAGCCTCCAAATCAACCCCGAGTCTCCTCCCTTATCTCTCCAGCCACTGCTCATTCCGGCCAACACCGACGGCCACGATGGTTCACCGGGATGCCATGGAGTATGGTTCGACGTGGTTCTGGTGGTGGCATCAGTGGTGTTCTTAGGGTACCTATCGATCCACGCGAAGAAGAACCTGAAGAAACTGTACAATCGAGGCTCGTACATTTTAATTTCCTACTATGCCCTTCTCTGGTTCGCTACCTTACTCAACCTCACTTGGTCCTCTCTTCAG ACATGGCAATGCTCGCCGGGGAAGGAAGTTGCATGGAATCTCTTGTCATTGTTCACGACATCTGGAATGCTTTGTTTGGAGATTAGCTTGTTGGCTTTCTTACTCCAGGAAGATTACACAAGTGGGTTGGATGCTTTAGCGCATAATTTCATGGTATCGGGGATCATTGTAGGTGTGGATATGCTTCTTAAG GTAATTTATGTATTTGGGTTTGGGGTCCCGCTGTTCGTTGATGGTGTTGGAACCACTAACAAGCTGAAGTGGAGTTTGTGGATAATCCACAAACTCTTGCTGACTGCAGTTTATGGCTTCATATTGTTTGTGCATTTCTCAAAATGGAGAGCCAAGCTGCCTC CCAGACCAGGATTCTACAACTACATTGTCATAATGTTTGTCATTAATGCTGTAGCATTATTTGCTTGTGGGCTTGCTGGGCTTGGGGCCGGCTTTGGAATTTG GTTGTACAATCTCACAGTTACCTGCTATCACTCACTTTATCTTCCTCTTCTGTATGTAACTTTTCTAGCTGATTTTTTCCAG gaggacgattttcttttggaaaatgCATATTACTCTGAGATGAAAGATGCTGGATTCTTTGATGCAGATTGGGATTAG